In a single window of the Diabrotica undecimpunctata isolate CICGRU chromosome 11, icDiaUnde3, whole genome shotgun sequence genome:
- the LOC140452705 gene encoding uncharacterized protein, with protein sequence MPSTRNTPKTINKNVARVEKLEEALQQGMKDLRSQVTSNISGTQIDFINKFEQNMLELSNSVKEELNKVQKLVIQNQNSIEYLKQDKRLKSLIINGVDEKEKDDLPDVITNIINNKPILSTNLVDCYRLGKKRNLDKRPRPVAVVFVNRWLKTKVFNQKKNLKGCSVVISEMLSPDCQELLKKSEDICGYQKLLDISR encoded by the coding sequence ATGCCATCAACAAGAAATACTCCTAAAACAATCAATAAAAATGTAGCACGTGTTGAGAAACTTGAAGAAGCTTTACAACAAGGTATGAAGGATCTAAGATCTCAAGTAACCAGTAATATCTCAGGTacccaaatagattttataaataaatttgagcAAAATATGTTAGAATTAAGTAATTCCGtcaaagaagaattaaataaagTGCAAAAACTTGTAATTCAAAACCAAAATAGCATTGAATATCTAAAACAAGACAAACGGCTTAAATCCCTCATTATCAATGGTGTCGATGAGAAAGAAAAAGACGACCTACCTGATGTTATTACAAATATAATCAACAATAAACCTATCTTGTCAACCAATTTAGTTGATTGCTATCGACTAGGTAAAAAACGAAATTTGGATAAGAGGCCAAGACCGGTAGCCGTTGTGTTTGTAAACAGATGGTTGAAAACAAAAGTGTTTAATCAGAAGAAAAATCTTAAAGGTTGCAGTGTCGTGATTAGTGAAATGCTTTCTCCTGATTGTcaggaattattaaaaaaaagtgagGACATCTGTGGGTACCAAAAACTGCTGGACATATCAAGGTAA